Genomic DNA from Caldicellulosiruptor hydrothermalis 108:
CGTGAAGAAGTAAAGGGGTATTTTGTGTTTTTTCTTCGCCGTAAATGTAGTCCCCTACAATCGGATGACCAATTGATGATAAGTGAACTCTTAGCTGATGTGTTCTGCCCGTAATTGGTTTTAACTTTAACACTGAGAAGTTTTCAAAAGTATCAATAACTTCATAGTAGGTGGAAGCAAAACTGCCATCTTGATGAATTTCTCTTTTGATACCATCATCTGAGCGTTTAATGGGTTTTTCAATAAGCCCACTTTTTTTTGTGAGTCTTCCGTGAACAATTGCAATATATGTCTTATCAACTCGTCTTTTTTCAAACTCGTATGAAACGATGCTGTGAAAGTAAGAGTTTTTAGCAAATACAACTATCCCTGAGGTCTCTTTATCTAACCTGTTTATTATGTGTGAAGTGAGGTTCTTAGAATTTAAATAATATTCAACATAGTTTGCGATGGTATCAAAATAATGTCCTTTAGATGGATGTGAAGGTAGACCGGAAGGTTTGTTTACAAATAAAAAGAAGTTGTCCTCATACAATATGTCTATGCTTCCTTCAACAGGAACTATGTTTGATTTGTAAGATATCAAATCAACTTCAATTACAGCATTTTCTTGTGGATATTGATGGATAGAATAGATTGGAGGAATAAATCTTATTTGACCATGTGCCTTTAACCTGCTCATCAGCGTTGAAGAAAAAAAGAGTCTTTTTTGCAATATCTGTTTATATGTCATGTTCAAATCTTCTTTTTTGACCACGTATATTAGCTTCATAGTGTTTTTTCATCCTTCCTGTTAAAATTTTTTAACATATGATATGATAATTTATTGAGGGTATCGCTCGCTATCATTTTTAAAACAATTATATCACAAAACAATAGAGGTGATATGCTCTATGGCATTCAAATCCGGATTTGTTGCGTTAATTGGTCGTCCTAATGTTGGTAAATCTACTCTTATGAACTACCTTGTTGGTAAAAAGATCTCTATTATTTCTCCCAAACCACAGACAACCAGAAACAGTATAAAAGGTATCCTCACATTAGAAGATGCTCAGATTATATTCATCGACACACCAGGTGTTCATCCTCCAAAGAACAAGCTGGGTGAGTATATGGTAAAGGTGTCTGAGAAGACTTTAAAAGAAGTAGATTTGATTTTGTATATTGTAGAAGCAATCGACAATGGAATTGGACCATGGGATGAAGCAATAATAGAAAAGTTAAAGGAAGTGGAAACTCCCAAGATTCTGGTTTTGAACAAATCTGACCTTGCTTCAAAAGAGAATATGGAGATACTGAAAAGCATTTTCTCCACAAAACTGAATTTTGAATCTATAGTTGACATAGCTGCAATTAACGGGTACAATTGCGACCTGCTTCTTAGCAAAATAAAGGAACTGCTTCCAGAAGGGCCAAAGTATTATCTTGACGATATGACAACTGATGTGAGAGAAAGCTTCATTGTAGCAGAGATTATAAGAGAAAAGATTTTGCTCAATCTTTCTGAAGAAGTACCGCACGGCGTTGGAATTGCGATTGAGAGGTTTGCAGAAAGAGAAAACAAGGATATACTGGATATTGAAGCCACCATCTATTGTGAAAAAGATTCGCACAAAGCAATAATTATTGGTAAAGGCGGTCAGATGCTTAAGAAAATTGGAATGCAAGCACGGGAAGAGCTTGAGATGATATTCGGAATAAAAGTAAATCTT
This window encodes:
- a CDS encoding RluA family pseudouridine synthase, whose translation is MKLIYVVKKEDLNMTYKQILQKRLFFSSTLMSRLKAHGQIRFIPPIYSIHQYPQENAVIEVDLISYKSNIVPVEGSIDILYEDNFFLFVNKPSGLPSHPSKGHYFDTIANYVEYYLNSKNLTSHIINRLDKETSGIVVFAKNSYFHSIVSYEFEKRRVDKTYIAIVHGRLTKKSGLIEKPIKRSDDGIKREIHQDGSFASTYYEVIDTFENFSVLKLKPITGRTHQLRVHLSSIGHPIVGDYIYGEEKTQNTPLLLHAYSIRFNFKLINNKVYDITSPLPHYFHEFAGRHLEF
- the era gene encoding GTPase Era; protein product: MAFKSGFVALIGRPNVGKSTLMNYLVGKKISIISPKPQTTRNSIKGILTLEDAQIIFIDTPGVHPPKNKLGEYMVKVSEKTLKEVDLILYIVEAIDNGIGPWDEAIIEKLKEVETPKILVLNKSDLASKENMEILKSIFSTKLNFESIVDIAAINGYNCDLLLSKIKELLPEGPKYYLDDMTTDVRESFIVAEIIREKILLNLSEEVPHGVGIAIERFAERENKDILDIEATIYCEKDSHKAIIIGKGGQMLKKIGMQAREELEMIFGIKVNLQLWVKVKKNWRDDISAMKMLGYNLKEV